The following proteins are co-located in the Syngnathus scovelli strain Florida chromosome 5, RoL_Ssco_1.2, whole genome shotgun sequence genome:
- the LOC125968528 gene encoding nucleosome-remodeling factor subunit BPTF isoform X3, giving the protein MRGRRGRPPKLAAGMREGSPGPTRGSRSGRGRGMRGRGRGRGRGRGRGLTDTACVTGSAEVDTEISGRENFNLSRGRKKVGAATSEVSAASRGRGSRGRGRGSRGGRGSRGGVRRPPTKVVYDDNSDEEDDNLSYRSEEDELLNDNPSSDLEEEEEAFGNDSDYLEELPDDDDASYCTESSTRSQGSHGSTPGRRRSRVAQPQSPIFEAQDIPPLELPKSSEDLLVPTSQLLNVSAVYEVLRNFGTVLRLSPFRFEDFCAAVASQEQCTLLAETHIALLKAILREEDTSNTTFGPADVKDSVNSTLYFVDGMTWPEVLRAYCESDPEYRHILPFQEGEDYPFEPLESKIKVLQFLVDQFLATNIAREELMSEGVVAYDDHCRVCHRLGDLLCCETCAAVYHLECVKPPLQEVPEDEWQCEVCVAHKVPGVADCIPEIQKTRPFLRQLPVGYDRHSRKYWFLNRRIVVEEDGEQENKSIWYYSTKVQLGELIERLDKDHWEADLYAALEEIRDEVHTHMDITEELTNKARGNNRSFLNVANEEILERLRAKKEEELEEVKRQAAEEALKARLEQEKDDIDVEKDDNGDGKLIDAEGQQLVSVSDETTKEEDNETKEEAVEEKNNVKNEAEHPSSDCVAVSGDDVPSLSHPNQVIEDNSNSSMVPPRGPEPPDLADKSSQSSLSSFEDTGDGKDSTNSECLGSKKSSATRMVTRLRNPESKLSQMKSQQVAAALHEANRGFKEGKEILVVNAQGDVTRVSTRSKDVVMKGTLCQYFKLGQEGKYRVYHNQYSTNTLALNKHQHREDHDKRRHLSHKFCMTPAGEFKWNGSIHGSKLITISTIRLTIIQLENNVPSPFMHHNWASHRTNWIKAVQMCSKAREFALALAIMECAIKPVATMPVWKDSLGHTRLNRMTSMEREEKEKIKKRERKLEEEETMQQATWVKYTFPIKHQVWKQKGEEYRVTGYGGWSWISKTYVQRFLPRLPGNTNANYRKELEDAKLGLKCTLLDLSRRPSVHPPEAQGVSSLSSDPAATESSPPSKPAQDIQPLDEVMESYEKMEEEKDEAVCETETSEKMPVDNSESKMELEVTKLKADDKTMSSIKEEPVKEELADDPFRPFNYDVVDVSKGFLTRIAYKKKVKSSKLDSLLERRVKQHAIEEKLKQHVSASKPKTTPPLSPSSSTPPPLGTPVRPRSPLKPQALAQAQLKAVKEEKKICAFQTCGSADVERVKGDGQAVVSKTTEDVSGRLSPVPNSTPKDSCCSGAERDSSSPQNQAIMLSQELKVESIERTTGPKDCSSEQQTDSLDTTNGRLIENIGSEEPNADSSSKKDSVRTLIKAAEKISSENTSQQIPETISSVELATETNGIGPEENQENIKDAEDPTSPVSVDPLPHINGKDGLESDVGLSNSLVSPNNGVLTNNTKVNSIGQVEDEGISQKINTEQKLLVNGDLTPMNKSIHAVEKEPTPAETFERNVTTPHQDYNPPLKISKLGNSMDPFQACSPSSLQHSLKYTPVVKIIRMAPSPIPSAEESSLSDEFAENSERETATPLKTEVTTTAVVSREAATAAMTTESAVSTLTSMTKTTVTKISSSSPSEDSQSDIMAQQKDKTISGSKSTASGVTSDIFQEDSTRGRVRLRKFSRTKKVRSDTALPSYRKFVTKSNRKSIFVLPHDNLKVLARRGGFREVAVFNYNAKPAQDIWPYPSPRPTFGITWRYRLQTVDTLAGVSLMLRLLWACLRWDDMAVKPSAAVGTTRTETSDTEITTTEIIKRRDVGPYGIRSEYCIRKIICPLGAPETPKETHTPQRKGLRSSALRPKKPEPPKQTGPVVIETWVAEEELDLWEIRAFSERVEKEKAQAAEQAKKRQEQKPGSVTVTPTGTPATPAVTPKVMVASLSGQGTPSAKVVLSSKMGTPVKYQQTKNFQQSFASWIKQSQNSPETTVTTTGGHTFQITGTTVGGKVVTTKLPLPANSKLITVNMATSQGGTVQQKVLGIIPSGTTGGAQTFIKLPRTTPVNIRPNIPGTQQPIRPGMTTIRTPIQQGGPMGKTILRTPLVVQQGQAGQQVVSQILQGQTVSTPVSGASPVATVTGQSPASPATTGTTSGQVKLTISQIAQLTQKQQAGSGVGGSHQGLTVMIQGQGQTNGQLQVIPHGVTVIPGPGQQLMQATLPNGQMQRFLFTPPSAVATPAPSTGTTPSCQSNSDSTKTPAQPAQQAAAPVQPGTAPLAPTSTPSASTPQGQLPPQTQAHMPIQSPTSLQVTTQGGTAQVQLQQTPQIIMSGLQQQVQVLAQLQGQQSGTSLPQHFKLQLPVQIQQAGHTSTQGGQIGNVVTIQAASVQEQLQRIQQLREQQQQKKKQAAEAKKEQALNSVSQKDIIQKQVVMKQNAVIEYLKQKKTLTPEEREENQRMIVCNQVMKSLLDRIDKDERQEAKRKKKEEMVASKKRLANANKLASLLYRHKEMLKNDILKKRALLDQELHLEAQEELKKDLWRMRKEKERAAAQKAAQAAAAAAASHSHHSQVRAHNITTQPHHATTVTPIHKRKRDEDRECATSAKSKKKKMISTTSSTKDTKKDTKLYCICKTPYDETKFYIGCDLCTNWYHGDCVGITETVAKDMDDYICLECKQGRKSTKEELYCICQTPYDESQFYIGCDRCQNWYHGRCVGILQSEANHIDEYVCPQCQSTEDAMTVLTPLTDKDYEGLRRVLRSLTAHKMAWPFLEPVDTSDAPDYYKVIKEPMDLSTMEERLQKRKYVRLTEFVADMTKIFDNCRYYNPSDSPFYQCAEVLESFFVQKLKGFKASRL; this is encoded by the exons GGAACTaccagatgatgatgatgccagCTACTGCACGGAGAGTAGTACAAGGAGCCAAGGCTCGCACGGGAGCACCCCAG GTCGACGAAGGAGTCGAGTGGCGCAACCGCAGTCTCCCATCTTCGAGGCACAAGACATTCCCCCATTGGAGCTTCCCAAGTCCTCCGAGGACCTCTTGGTTCCTACCTCACAGCTCCTCAACGTATCCGCCGTGTACGAGGTTCTCCGCAACTTTGGCACTGTGCTGCGGCTCTCCCCTTTCCGTTTTGAGGATTTTTGCGCGGCGGTTGCCAGCCAGGAGCAGTGCACGCTCCTGGCAGAGACTCACATTGCCCTGCTTAAGGCTATACTCAGAGAGGAGGACACCTCCAACACCACCTTCGGGCCTGCCGACGTGAAGGATTCTGTCAATTCCACACTTTATTTTGTGGACGGTATGACCTGGCCGGAGGTTTTACGGGCATACTGTGAGAGTGACCCGGAATATCGACACATTCTCCCTTTCCAGGAAGGAGAGGATTATCCGTTTGAACCCTTGGAGAGCAAAATCAAAGTTCTTCAGTTTCTAGTGGACCAGTTCCTGGCGACCAACATCGCCAGGgaagagctcatgtcagaaggtGTGGTAGCCTACGACGACCACTGCCGAGTTTGCCACCGCCTGGGCGACCTGCTGTGCTGCGAAACCTGTGCGGCCGTTTACCATCTGGAGTGTGTGAAGCCGCCACTGCAGGAAGTGCCGGAGGACGAGTGGCAATGCGAGGTTTGCGTCGCGCACAAGGTGCCCGGTGTGGCTGACTGCATACCCGAAATACAGAAAACCAGACCCTTCCTTCGCCAGCTGCCGGTCGGATATGACCGGCACAGTCGCAAATACTGGTTCTTGAACCGCCGCATCGTCGT CGAGGAAGATGGCGagcaggaaaataaatcaatctgGTATTACAGCACCAAG GTCCAGCTAGGTGAGCTCATCGAGCGCTTGGATAAGGATCACTGGGAAGCCGACCTCTATGCTGCCCTCGAAGAAATTCGGGACGAggttcacacacacatggacatcACGGAGGAACTCACCAACAAAGCTCGAGGCAACAACAGGTCTTTCCTCAATGTTGCCAATG AGGAGATCCTGGAGCGTTTGCGAGccaagaaggaggaagagctaGAAGAGGTGAAAAGGCAGGCGGCCGAGGAGGCCCTTAAAGCTCGTCTGGAGCAGGAGAAGGATGATATCGATGTGGAGAAAGATGATAACGGAGACGGCAAGCTGATTGACGCTGAAGGACAACAACTTGTCAGCGTCAGTGATGAGACCACCAAAGAGGAGGACAACGAGACCAAGGAAGAGGCAGTGGAAGAGAAAAACAATGTCAAAAATGAAG CAGAACACCCATCGTCAgactgtgttgctgttagtggcgATGATGTCCCAAGTTTGAGCCATCCCAACCAGGTGATTGAGGACAACAGTAATAGCAGCATGGTCCCACCCAGGGGCCCTGAACCTCCAGATCTGGCTGACAAGTCCTCCCAGTCATCCCTGTCAAGCTTTGAAGACACAG GAGATGGTAAAGATTCCACCAACAGTGAGTGTCTTGGTAGTAAGAAATCATCTGCAACTCGTATGGTGACCCGCCTGAGGAACCCAGAGAGCAAGTTGAGCCAGATGAAGAGCCAACAGGTTGCTGCTGCCCTTCATGAAGCCAACAGAGGCTTCAAGGAGGGAAAAGAG ATTCTAGTTGTGAATGCACAAGGTGATGTCACCCGTGTTAGTACACGCAGCAAGGACGTGGTGATGAAGGGGACGCTTTGCCAATACTTCAAACTCGGTCAGGAGGGCAAATATCGAGTCTATCATAACCAGTACAGCACAAACACCCTGGCCCTCAATAAGCACCAGCACAGAGAG GATCACGACAAAAGGCGGCATCTCTCCCACAAGTTCTGCATGACTCCAGCAGGGGAATTCAAATGGAACGGGTCCATTCACGGTTCTAAACTTATCACCATCTCTACAATAAGGCTCACCATCATTCAGCTGGAGAACAATGTTCCGTCTCCATTCATGCACCATAACTGGGCCTCACACAG GACCAACTGGATCAAAGCGGTACAAATGTGCAGTAAGGCCAGAGAGTTTGCCCTGGCTCTCGCCATCATGGAGTGTGCCATCAAGCCTGTGGCAACCATGCCAGTCTGGAAGGACTCACTTGGTCACACCAG gttAAACCGGATGACTTCCATGGAGCGTGaggaaaaagagaaaataaagaaaagggagaggaagctggaggaagaggagacaatGCAACAGGCTACCTGGGTCAAATACACTTTTCCAATTAAACACCAG GTGTGGAAACAGAAAGGTGAGGAGTATCGTGTTACTGGCTACGGTGGCTGGAGTTGGATAAGCAAGACCTATGTCCAAAGGTTTCTCCCAAGACTTCCTGGCAACACCAATGCGAACTACCGAAAAGAACTTGAAG ATGCTAAACTTGGCTTAAAATGCACTCTTTTGGACTTGAGTCGACGACCCAGTGTCCATCCACCTGAAGCTCAGGGAGTCTCCAGCTTGAGCAGTGATCCAGCAGCTACAGAGTCATCTCCACCCTCGAAACCTGCCCAGGATATTCAGCCGCTAGATGAAGTCATGGAGTCTTATGAGAAGATGGAAGAGGAAAAAGACGAAGCTGTGTGTGAAACAGAAACATCTGAAAAAATGCCTGTTGACAACTCGGAATCCAAGATGGAGTTGGAGGTTACTAAACTGAAAGCAGATGATAAGACAA TGTCCAGTATCAAGGAAGAGCCTGTGAAGGAGGAGCTTGCAGATGACCCTTTTCGTCCTTTTAACTACGACGTGGTGGATGTCAGTAAGGGCTTCCTCACCCGCATCGCATACAAGAAGAAGGTCAAGTCTTCCAAACTTGACAGCCTGCTAGAGCGACGAGTGAAGCAGCATGCAATTGAAGAGAAATTGAAGCAACATGTGTCTGCATCAAAACCCAAGACCACCCCACCTCTTTCACCCTCCTCCTCAACACCACCACCACTGGGCACTCCTGTACGACCGCGGTCGCCGCTTAAGCCCCAGGCTCTGGCTCAGGCACAGCTCAAAGCTGtgaaagaggagaaaaaaatttGCGCATTTCAAACTTGTGGATCTGCAGATGTTGAAAGAGTTAAAGGTGATGGTCAGGCCGTCGTCTCTAAAACAACAGAAGACGTAAGTGGTCGCCTTTCTCCTGTTCCTAATTCAACACCCAAAGACAGTTGCTGTTCAGGTGCTGAAAGAGATTCGTCTTCACCACAAAACCAAGCCATCATGTTGTCCCAGGAATTGAAGGTTGAGTCCATTGAAAGGACTACGGGGCCAAAAGATTGCTCTTCAGAGCAACAAACAGACAGTTTAGACACTACCAACGGCAGGCTTATCGAAAATATAGGGTCTGAGGAACCCAACGCGGACTCAAGTAGTAAAAAGGACTCGGTAAGGACGCTTATAAAAGCTGCCGAGAAAATAAGTAGTGAGAATACGTCACAGCAAATTCCGGAGACAATAAGCTCAGTGGAGCTAGCCACTGAGACAAATGGTATAGGGCCTGAGGAAAACCAGGAAAATATCAAAGATGCTGAAGACCCCACTTCTCCTGTTTCAGTTGATCCTCTCCCTCATATAAACGGTAAGGATGGTTTAGAGAGTGATGTCGGGTTGAGTAACTCCCTGGTAAGTCCAAATAATGGCGTTCTGACTAACAATACCAAGGTGAACAGCATTGGTCAAGTAGAAGACGAAGGTATTTCACAGAAAATTAACACCGAACAAAAACTTTTGGTTAATGGAGATTTGACTCCTATGAACAAAAGCATACATGCTGTAGAAAAGGAGCCGACCCCTGCAGAAACATTTGAGCGCAACGTAACGACACCACATCAGGATTACAATCCGCCTCTGAAGATATCAAAGCTGGGAAACAGCATGGATCCATTTCAGGCTTGTTCTCCAAGCTCTCTGCAGCACAGCTTAAAATATACCCCCGTAGTCAAGATCATTAGAATGGCACCCTCACCTATACCTTCAGCAGAAGAGTCGAGTTTAAGTGATGAGTTTGCAGAGAACAGTGAGCGAGAGACAGCGACGCCATTGAAGACTGAGGTAACAACCACCGCAGTGGTTTCCAGAGAGGCTGCAACAGCAGCCATGACAACAGAAAGTGCCGTTTCCACCCTCACTTCCATGACCAAAACAACCGTGACCAAAATCTCTTCCTCCAGTCCGTCAGAAGACAGCCAGAGTGACATAATGGCACAGCAAAAGGACAAAACCATTTCGGGCAGTAAATCAACAGCCAGTGGCGTAACTTCAGACATATTCCAGGAAGACTCGACCAGAGGCCGAGTACGCCTCCGCAAATTCTCCCGCACAAAGAAAGTGCGCTCGGACACGGCGCTTCCTTCTTATCGCAAGTTTGTCACCAAGAGCAACCGCAAGAGCATTTTTGTGTTGCCGCATGACAACTTGAAGGTCCTGGCAAGGCGCGGGGGATTCCGCGAGGTCGCTGTCTTTAACTACAACGCCAAGCCGGCTCAGGATATTTGGccgtatccttcccccagacccACATTTGGCATCACTTGGAG GTATCGCTTGCAAACAGTGGACACTTTGGCTGGTGTGAGTCTGATGCTCAGACTGCTCTGGGCCTGTTTGAGATGGGACGACATGGCCGTCAAGCCGTCTGCAGCCGTCGGTACTACACGAACAG AGACGTCAGACACAGAAATCACCACCACAGAGATCATCAAACGGCGCGACGTGGGACCCTACGGCATACGCTCGGAGTACTGCATCCGCAAAATTATCTGCCCCCTGGGAGCACCCGAGACCCCAAAAG AAACCCACACGCCACAGAGGAAAGGGCTGCGCTCCAGTGCCTTGCGTCCCAAGAAACCCGAGCCTCCCAAGCAGACGGGCCCCGTAGTGATCGAGACTTGGGTTGCTGAGGAGGAGCTCGACCTCTGGGAGATCAGAGCTTTCTCGGAGAG GGTTGAAAAAGAGAAAGCTCAGGCAGCTGAACAAGCCAAG AAACGGCAGGAGCAGAAACCAGGCTCGGTCACGGTCACTCCAACAGGAACTCCAGCAACACCTGCCGTGACGCCTAAGGTCATGGTAGCTTCACTGTCAGGCCAGGgaactcccagcgccaaggtggtGCTGTCCTCAAAGATGGGCACGCCTGTCAAATACCAGCAGACTAAGAACTTCCAGCAGTCGTTTGCCTCGTGGATTAAACAGAGTCAAAACTCACCAG AGACCACAGTGACCACGACTGGTGGGCACACGTTTCAGATTACAGGAACCACAGTGGGTGGGAAAGTAGTGACCACCAAGTTGCCTCTTCCAGCCAACAGCAAGCTTATCACAGTCAACATGGCAACGTCACAAGGAG GTACTGTGCAACAGAAGGTGTTGGGTATCATCCCTTCCGGTACTACGGGTGGTGCTCAGACGTTTATCAAATTGCCTCGCACTACCCCTGTGAACATCAGGCCCAATATCCCAGGCACCCAACAACCG ATCCGGCCTGGAATGACAACAATTCGGACACCAATCCAGCAAGGTGGACCTATGGGAAAAACAATCCTCAGAACACCGCTTGTGGTCCAGCAAG GTCAGGCTGGCCAACAAGTGGTAAGTCAGATCTTACAAGGCCAGACAGTGTCAACTCCAGTTTCTGGAGCCAGCCCTGTTGCCACAGTTACTGGCCAGAGCCCAGCCTCCCCCGCTACGACTGGAACGACATCTGGCCAGGTTAAACTCACCATCTCACAGATAGCTCAACTAACACAG AAGCAGCAGGCTGGCTCAGGTGTTGGTGGCTCGCACCAGGGTCTCACAGTGATGATTCAAGGTCAAGGTCAGACTAACGGCCAGCTTCAGGTCATACCTCATGGAGTCACGGTCATTCCCGGTCCCGGCCAGCAGCTCATGCAGGCGACTCTGCCCAACGGCCAAATGCAGCGCTTCTTATTCACCCCTCCATCTGCAGTGGCTACACCTGCGCCGAGCACAG GAACCACACCGTCTTGCCAGTCTAACTCTGACTCCACAAAAACGCCAGCCCAGCCTGCTCAACAGGCAGCTGCCCCAGTGCAGCCAGGGACGGCTCCTCTGGCTCCCACTAGCACCCCGTCTGCGTCCACCCCACAAGGCCAGTTACCCCCACAGACGCAGGCCCACATGCCCATTCAATCTCCCACCTCGCTGCAGGTGACGACACAGGGAGGAACTGCCCAGGTGCAATTGCAGCAAACCCCGCAAATCATCATGTCTGGACTGCAGCAGCAGGTGCAG GTGTTGGCCCAGCTGCAAGGTCAGCAAAGTGGCACATCTTTACCACAGCACTTTAAACTGCAGCTTCCTGTTCAGATACAGCAGGCCGGCCACACCTCTACTCAAGGAGGACAG ATTGGGAACGTTGTGACCATCCAGGCCGCTTCCGTACAGGAGCAGCTGCAGAGGATCCAGCAGCTCCGagagcagcaacaacaaaagaagaaaCAAGCTGCAGAAGCCAAGAAAGAGCAAGCTCTCAACTCTGTCAGCCAGAAGGACATCATTCAGAAACAG GTTGTGATGAAGCAGAACGCTGTCATCGAATATCTGAAACAGAAGAAGACTCTGACACCTGAGGAGAGAGAAGAGAATCAGAG AATGATTGTATGCAATCAGGTCATGAAGTCACTCCTGGATCGCATAGACAAAGATGAAAGGCAAGAAGCcaaaaggaagaagaaggaaGAGATGGTGGCATCCAAGAAGAGGTTGGCAAATGCCAACAAGCTCGCATCGCTTCTTTACCGCCACAAAGAGATGCTGAAGAATGATATCTTGAAGAAACGAGCGCTTCTTGATCAAGAGCTCCATCTAGAAGCCCAG GAGGAGCTAAAGAAGGACTTGTGGAGGATGCGGAAGGAGAAGGAGAGAGCGGCGGCGCAGAAAGCTGCCcaggctgctgccgccgccgccgcctctcaCAGCCACCACTCTCAAGTCCGTGCGCACAACATAACCACTCAACCACACCACGCCACCACCGTTACCCCCATACACAAAAGGAAACGTGATGAGGACAGGGAGTGTGCCACATCAGCTAAGTCCAAGAAGAAAAAGATGATCTccaccaccagcagcaccaAGGACACCAAGAAGGACACCAAACTCTACTGTATCTGCAAGACGCCCTATGATGAGACCAA GTTCTACATCGGCTGCGACCTGTGTACCAACTGGTATCACGGCGACTGTGTCGGAATAACGGAGACAGTTGCCAAGGATATGGACGACTACATCTGTTTGGAGTGTAAGCAGGGCCGGAAGAGCACCAAAGAGGAGCTCTATTGCATCTGTCAGACACCGTACGATGAATCGCA GTTCTACATTGGTTGCGACCGGTGTCAGAACTGGTACCACGGTCGCTGTGTAGGCATCCTGCAGAGCGAAGCCAACCACATAGACGAATACGTGTGCCCGCAGTGCCAGTCGACCGAGGACGCCATGACGGTCCTCACGCCGCTCACTGATAAAGACTATGAGGGACTGCGGAGAGTCCTGCGCTCCTTAACG GCACACAAAATGGCGTGGCCATTCCTAGAGCCGGTGGACACAAGCGACGCCCCTGACTACTATAAAGTTATCAAGGAACCAATGG ATCTTTCCACCATGGAGGAGAGGTTACAGAAGCGCAAGTACGTCAGGCTAACGGAGTTTGTGGCAGACATGACCAAAATCTTTGACAACTGCCGCTACTACAACCCCAGCGACTCGCCCTTCTACCAGTGTGCCGAGGTTTTGGAGAGCTTCTTCGTCCAGAAGCTCAAAGGCTTCAAAGCTAGCAG ATTGTGA